One window from the genome of Mesorhizobium loti encodes:
- a CDS encoding transposase, producing the protein MEDYSEIFVGLDVSKDRHAVALAESGRSGEVRYVGEISSDSASVRRLVRKLGRPGVRLRFCYEAGPTGYGLKREIEALGHECAVIAPSLIPRKPGDRVKTNRRDAEKLARLFRAGELTEIWTPDAAHEAMRDLIRAREAAVKDRTRKRHEIRSFLLRHGKIYPGLKAWGTKYLRWLHGLSFSYRSQEAVLQELILAESQCRERVVRLEKAIEDGLLDWPLAPVVERLQALRGVQLICAATFMVEIGDVRRFANPRQLMAYLGLVPSERSTGDAVRRGGITKTGNARVRRVLAESAWTYRYPAKLGKRKYCESRHMPEVVRDIAWNAQARLTKRYRALIARGKRSTVAVTAIARELAAFMWAIARADEQQAGT; encoded by the coding sequence ATGGAAGATTATAGCGAAATTTTCGTAGGATTGGATGTTTCGAAGGATCGGCATGCTGTTGCTCTCGCCGAGAGCGGGCGTAGCGGCGAGGTTCGATATGTCGGAGAGATATCCTCCGATAGTGCGTCAGTACGCCGCCTCGTCCGCAAGCTCGGACGCCCGGGTGTGCGATTGAGATTCTGCTATGAGGCTGGGCCCACCGGATACGGTCTGAAGCGGGAGATCGAAGCGCTTGGCCACGAGTGCGCCGTGATTGCTCCGTCCCTGATCCCGCGCAAGCCTGGCGATCGGGTCAAGACGAACCGCCGCGATGCCGAGAAACTTGCCCGGCTGTTCCGTGCCGGTGAGCTGACGGAGATCTGGACGCCGGACGCTGCTCATGAGGCTATGCGTGACCTGATCCGCGCCCGCGAGGCTGCGGTGAAGGATCGAACCCGCAAGCGGCATGAGATTCGATCCTTCCTGTTGCGACATGGCAAGATTTATCCGGGCCTGAAGGCCTGGGGGACGAAGTATCTCAGATGGCTGCATGGACTGAGTTTCTCATATCGTAGCCAGGAAGCTGTCTTGCAGGAGTTGATCCTCGCAGAGTCGCAGTGCCGAGAAAGAGTAGTGCGCCTGGAAAAGGCAATCGAAGACGGCCTGCTCGACTGGCCACTCGCGCCGGTAGTCGAACGCTTGCAGGCTTTGCGTGGGGTTCAGCTCATTTGTGCGGCTACCTTCATGGTCGAAATCGGCGATGTACGCCGCTTTGCCAACCCGCGACAACTGATGGCTTATCTCGGACTTGTGCCCTCGGAGCGCTCGACCGGGGACGCCGTGCGACGGGGTGGTATCACCAAGACTGGGAATGCCCGAGTGCGCCGCGTCTTGGCCGAGAGCGCCTGGACTTACCGCTATCCGGCCAAACTGGGGAAAAGAAAATACTGCGAAAGCCGCCACATGCCAGAAGTCGTGCGAGACATAGCGTGGAACGCACAGGCGCGCTTGACCAAGCGCTACAGAGCCCTGATCGCGCGTGGCAAGCGCAGCACCGTGGCTGTGACCGCAATAGCTCGGGAACTCGCTGCTTTCATGTGGGCCATCGCACGAGCGGATGAGCAGCAGGCAGGAACCTGA